One segment of Streptomyces sp. YIM 121038 DNA contains the following:
- a CDS encoding sulfite exporter TauE/SafE family protein, which translates to MTAPAARRPLSGARRWARRGLVVLAVVLGTAAPAHAHPLGNFTVNQYDGLLLAPGRLRVEHVEDLAEIPAAQAEPAIDREGKERWARERCRAAAVRGRVDVGGRSVALRAAAATARVRPGQAGLPTVRVECRLTAPLPPGALTVRFRAAPQAAPGWREITARGDRMTLSGSSVPRTSRSERLTRYPSGASSPEATTASLRARPGGPALADEPPPAPGPALPRAATDALTGLVARHDLTPAFAALALGTALLLGALHALAPGHGKTLMAATAAARGSASARDVLPLAASVTVTHTLGVVALGLLVAGGSAAAPSVVAWLGVASGALVTGAGALLVRRAWRRRHRPAHHHTHHHAHPHHHAHHHPPPTLRGTLLLGFAGGLVPSPSAVVVLVGAAALGEAWFGLLLVLAYGAGLAVTLTAAGFLVVRLGAVAGRRLAHGRTPGLARRFAPLGSACVVLALGCGLVVKGAATALG; encoded by the coding sequence ATGACCGCGCCCGCGGCCCGGCGCCCCCTCTCCGGCGCCCGGCGCTGGGCCCGGCGCGGCCTCGTCGTGCTCGCCGTCGTGCTGGGCACCGCCGCGCCCGCCCACGCCCACCCCCTCGGCAACTTCACCGTCAACCAGTACGACGGCCTGCTCCTGGCCCCGGGCCGCCTCCGCGTGGAGCACGTGGAGGACCTCGCCGAGATCCCCGCCGCGCAGGCGGAGCCCGCCATCGACCGCGAGGGAAAGGAGCGTTGGGCACGGGAGCGGTGCCGTGCGGCGGCCGTGCGCGGCCGGGTGGACGTGGGCGGGCGGAGCGTCGCCCTGCGCGCGGCGGCGGCCACGGCCCGCGTGCGTCCGGGCCAGGCGGGCCTGCCCACCGTCCGGGTCGAGTGCCGTCTGACCGCCCCGCTGCCGCCGGGCGCCCTGACGGTCCGCTTCCGCGCCGCGCCCCAGGCCGCCCCGGGCTGGCGGGAGATCACCGCGCGCGGCGACCGCATGACCCTCAGCGGATCGAGCGTGCCGCGCACGTCCCGCTCCGAGCGCCTCACCCGCTACCCGTCCGGCGCCTCCTCGCCCGAGGCGACCACCGCCTCGCTGCGGGCCCGCCCCGGCGGCCCCGCCCTCGCCGACGAGCCGCCCCCGGCCCCCGGCCCCGCCCTGCCCCGCGCCGCGACCGACGCGCTGACCGGCCTGGTGGCCCGGCACGACCTCACCCCGGCCTTCGCGGCGCTCGCGCTCGGCACCGCCCTGCTGCTCGGCGCCCTGCACGCGCTCGCGCCCGGCCACGGCAAGACCCTGATGGCCGCGACCGCCGCCGCCCGCGGCAGCGCCTCGGCGCGGGACGTGCTGCCCCTGGCCGCGTCCGTGACGGTCACGCACACCCTCGGCGTGGTGGCGCTCGGGCTGCTGGTGGCGGGCGGCTCGGCGGCCGCGCCCTCGGTCGTCGCCTGGCTGGGCGTGGCCAGCGGGGCCCTGGTGACGGGCGCGGGCGCGCTGCTCGTACGGCGCGCCTGGCGCCGCAGGCACCGGCCCGCGCACCACCACACACACCACCACGCGCACCCGCACCACCACGCGCACCACCACCCGCCGCCCACCCTGCGCGGCACCCTCCTGCTCGGCTTCGCCGGCGGCCTGGTGCCCAGCCCCTCCGCCGTCGTGGTGCTTGTGGGTGCGGCCGCCCTGGGCGAGGCCTGGTTCGGCCTCCTGCTCGTCCTCGCGTACGGGGCGGGTCTTGCCGTCACGCTGACGGCGGCCGGGTTCCTCGTCGTACGGCTCGGCGCGGTGGCGGGACGGCGCCTGGCTCACGGCCGCACCCCCGGCCTCGCCCGCCGCTTCGCACCGCTCGGCTCCGCCTGCGTGGTCCTCGCCCTCGGGTGCGGATTGGTGGTCAAGGGGGCTGCAACCGCGCTCGGTTGA
- a CDS encoding serine/threonine-protein kinase — protein sequence MGTVWRARDDVLGREVAVKEVRAPAGLPASEVERLYARLEREAWAAARIAHRNVVTVYDVTREEGRPWIVMELVRGLALSDVLEAEGPMTPQRAARVGAEVLGALRAAHGAGVLHRDVKPGNVLLGNDGRVVLTDFGIAMVEGSSALTMTGEVVGSPEFLAPERALGQRPGPESDLWSLGVLLYAAVEGVSPFRQETPLSTLRAVVDEELPPPRDAGPLAPVIEGLLRKDPAERATAADAERDLRLIAEGRPPSGGRDVPYAPTAVSHQPPAPVPPPPGGHAAAPTAAAGTPYGTTTSTATPERPRSRRAAAALVAGAAALVLAIGGITYALVNDGDGNDGGKDAGNNSDAGGGSGGSTGGKDGGGSGGGGSDGGGSGSGSSGGGGTNGGGGKGGSTDGGSTHGGGTGGSTTKPPPQSARVSLTGSGTAYTGTCPPTQAASFTATFTVGRVPVTVEYRWVTAEGESGDPGWKSLSFPAGSGKVKQVNHTEQPGTTSGTYHNELSVEVRSPVTTASNAVAYSVTCEEEPTTGGGSSSSYEAFAP from the coding sequence ATGGGCACGGTGTGGCGGGCCCGGGACGACGTGCTCGGCCGTGAGGTCGCGGTCAAGGAGGTCCGCGCGCCCGCGGGCCTCCCGGCGAGCGAGGTGGAGCGGCTGTACGCGCGCCTGGAGCGCGAGGCCTGGGCCGCCGCCCGCATCGCCCACCGGAACGTGGTGACGGTGTACGACGTGACGCGCGAGGAGGGCCGCCCCTGGATCGTCATGGAGCTGGTGCGCGGCCTGGCCCTGTCGGACGTCCTGGAGGCCGAGGGGCCGATGACGCCGCAGCGGGCCGCGCGCGTGGGCGCGGAGGTCCTCGGCGCGCTGCGGGCCGCCCACGGCGCGGGCGTCCTGCACCGCGACGTGAAGCCGGGCAACGTCCTGCTCGGCAACGACGGCCGCGTCGTCCTCACGGACTTCGGGATCGCGATGGTGGAGGGCAGCTCGGCCCTGACGATGACGGGCGAGGTCGTCGGGTCGCCCGAATTCCTCGCGCCGGAGCGGGCGTTGGGGCAGCGGCCGGGGCCCGAGTCCGACCTGTGGTCCCTCGGGGTCCTGCTGTACGCGGCGGTGGAGGGCGTGTCGCCGTTCCGGCAGGAGACCCCGCTGAGCACGCTGCGCGCGGTCGTCGACGAGGAGCTGCCGCCGCCGCGCGACGCCGGACCCCTGGCGCCGGTCATCGAGGGCCTGCTCCGCAAGGACCCCGCCGAGCGCGCCACGGCCGCCGATGCCGAGCGCGATCTGCGCCTGATCGCCGAAGGCCGCCCGCCGAGCGGCGGACGGGACGTTCCGTACGCGCCGACGGCGGTCTCCCACCAGCCGCCGGCCCCCGTGCCGCCGCCGCCCGGCGGCCACGCGGCCGCGCCCACGGCCGCAGCGGGCACCCCGTACGGCACTACGACCTCGACGGCCACGCCCGAGAGACCCCGCTCGCGGCGCGCGGCCGCGGCCCTCGTCGCGGGCGCCGCCGCGCTGGTGCTCGCCATCGGCGGCATCACGTACGCCCTCGTCAACGACGGCGACGGGAACGACGGCGGCAAAGACGCCGGCAACAACTCCGACGCGGGCGGCGGCAGCGGCGGCAGCACCGGAGGAAAGGACGGCGGCGGGAGCGGCGGCGGGGGCTCCGACGGCGGCGGCAGCGGCAGCGGTTCGAGCGGGGGCGGCGGCACCAACGGCGGGGGCGGCAAGGGCGGTTCGACGGACGGCGGCTCCACCCACGGCGGGGGCACGGGCGGCTCCACCACCAAGCCCCCGCCCCAGTCCGCGCGCGTCTCCCTCACCGGCAGCGGCACGGCGTACACGGGGACCTGCCCGCCCACGCAGGCGGCCTCGTTCACGGCGACGTTCACCGTCGGGCGCGTCCCGGTGACGGTCGAGTACCGCTGGGTCACCGCCGAGGGCGAGTCCGGCGACCCGGGCTGGAAGTCGCTCTCCTTCCCGGCCGGGAGCGGGAAGGTCAAGCAGGTGAACCACACGGAGCAGCCGGGCACGACGAGCGGGACGTACCACAACGAACTCAGCGTCGAGGTCCGCTCCCCCGTGACGACCGCGTCCAACGCCGTGGCGTACTCGGTGACGTGCGAGGAGGAGCCCACCACGGGCGGGGGCTCCTCCTCGTCCTACGAGGCCTTCGCGCCCTGA
- a CDS encoding SGNH/GDSL hydrolase family protein, whose product MRLSRFTACAASLFLAAAATLTGVGAAHADSGDRRSAAPAYVALGDSYSSGVGAGSYDSGSGGCKRSTRAFPALWAAANSPSGFSFTACSGARTDDVLANQLGPLNSGTGLVSISVGGNDAGFSDVMTTCVLQSEDTCVARVNQAKAYVDTTLPGKLDRVYAAIKSKAPSARVVVLGYPRFYKLGGSCLAGLSERERTAINGGADYLNAAVAKRAADHGFAFGDVTTTFAGHEICSGAPWLNSVVWTNIGESYHPTAAGQSGGYLPVFSRNAS is encoded by the coding sequence ATGAGATTGTCCCGTTTCACGGCCTGTGCGGCGTCGCTCTTCCTCGCCGCGGCCGCCACCCTCACCGGCGTGGGCGCCGCGCACGCCGACTCCGGCGACCGGCGGAGCGCGGCCCCCGCCTATGTGGCGCTCGGGGACTCCTACTCGTCCGGCGTCGGGGCCGGCAGCTACGACAGCGGCAGCGGCGGCTGTAAACGCAGCACCCGGGCCTTCCCGGCGCTGTGGGCCGCCGCCAACTCGCCCTCCGGGTTCAGCTTCACGGCCTGCTCCGGCGCGCGCACCGACGACGTGCTCGCCAACCAGCTGGGGCCGCTCAACTCCGGCACCGGCCTCGTCTCGATCAGCGTCGGCGGCAACGACGCGGGCTTCAGCGACGTGATGACGACCTGCGTCCTGCAGTCCGAGGACACCTGCGTGGCGCGCGTCAACCAGGCCAAGGCCTACGTCGACACGACGCTGCCCGGCAAGCTCGACCGCGTGTACGCGGCGATCAAGAGCAAGGCGCCGTCCGCCCGGGTCGTCGTCCTCGGCTACCCCCGCTTCTACAAGCTCGGCGGCAGCTGCCTCGCCGGTCTGTCCGAGCGCGAGCGGACCGCCATCAACGGCGGCGCCGACTACCTCAACGCGGCCGTCGCCAAGCGCGCCGCCGACCACGGCTTCGCCTTCGGCGACGTCACCACCACGTTCGCGGGCCACGAGATCTGCTCCGGAGCCCCGTGGCTGAACAGCGTCGTCTGGACCAACATCGGCGAGTCGTACCACCCGACCGCCGCGGGACAGTCCGGCGGCTATCTGCCCGTCTTCAGCAGGAACGCCTCCTGA
- a CDS encoding GNAT family N-acetyltransferase: protein MEITVHRPGELTAADRVAWTALQSKAHLNGSPGLANPFLAPEFTLAVARVRRDVRIAVAREDGEPAAFFPYQRSRTGVGRAVGLGVSDSQGVVHRPGFTWDARRLLRACRLVMYEYDHLVDGQPAFEEGATGSYPSPVMDLDQGYEAYLDHLRAYSPKFLRSTLAKGRKLDRAHREVRYVHDERDPEALRTLMAWKSAQYRRTGRSDRFAQAWITQLVHQLFHTRSETFQGLLSVLYVDGAPVAAHFGPRTERVLSCWFPAYDPAFAKYSPGLLLHLHMAEAAAADGIAYLDLGRGQKQYKDSLKTRELAVSEGWVALRHPMALGHRAHRAPVRALRNTVVSRPELFEPADRLLKGLGKIRSRRRKE from the coding sequence GTGGAGATCACCGTCCACCGTCCCGGCGAACTCACCGCGGCGGACCGGGTGGCCTGGACCGCCCTGCAGTCCAAAGCGCATCTGAACGGCTCACCGGGCCTCGCGAACCCCTTCCTCGCCCCCGAGTTCACGCTCGCCGTGGCCCGGGTGCGGCGCGACGTGCGGATCGCGGTCGCCCGGGAGGACGGCGAGCCCGCCGCGTTCTTCCCGTACCAGAGATCCAGAACCGGAGTGGGCCGGGCCGTCGGCCTCGGCGTCTCCGACAGCCAGGGCGTCGTGCACCGGCCGGGCTTCACCTGGGACGCCCGCCGACTGCTGCGCGCCTGCCGCCTGGTGATGTACGAGTACGACCACCTCGTGGACGGCCAGCCGGCGTTCGAGGAGGGGGCCACCGGCTCCTACCCCTCGCCCGTCATGGACCTCGACCAGGGCTACGAGGCCTACCTCGACCATCTGCGCGCGTACTCGCCGAAGTTCCTGCGCAGCACCCTCGCCAAGGGCCGCAAGCTCGACCGCGCCCACCGCGAGGTGCGGTACGTGCACGACGAGCGCGACCCCGAGGCGCTGCGCACGCTGATGGCCTGGAAGTCCGCGCAGTACCGCAGGACCGGCCGCAGCGACCGCTTCGCCCAGGCCTGGATCACCCAGCTGGTGCACCAGCTCTTCCACACCCGCTCGGAGACCTTCCAGGGGCTGCTCTCCGTGCTCTACGTCGACGGGGCGCCCGTCGCCGCGCACTTCGGCCCGCGCACCGAGCGCGTGCTCTCCTGCTGGTTCCCGGCCTACGACCCGGCGTTCGCGAAGTACTCGCCCGGCCTGCTGCTGCATCTGCACATGGCCGAGGCGGCCGCCGCCGACGGCATCGCCTACCTCGATCTCGGGCGTGGCCAGAAACAGTACAAGGACTCCCTCAAGACACGGGAGCTCGCCGTGTCCGAGGGGTGGGTGGCGCTGCGCCACCCCATGGCTCTCGGACATCGTGCGCATCGCGCGCCGGTCCGGGCGCTGCGCAACACGGTCGTATCCCGACCGGAATTGTTCGAACCGGCAGACCGCCTGCTCAAGGGCCTGGGAAAGATCCGTTCCCGGCGCCGAAAAGAGTGA
- a CDS encoding glycosyltransferase family 2 protein: MAAIPSQQQYRPVSSHLAIAPPVSVVIPAMNEAENLPYVFKTLPEWIHEVVLVDGNSTDDTVKVARELWPDVKVVRQLGKGKGDALITGFEACTGDIIVMVDADGSADGHEIVSYVSALVSGADFAKGSRFANGGGTDDMTLIRKLGNFALCAVVNAKFGARYTDLCYGYNAFWRHCLDKIELDCTGFEVETLMNIRVVKAGLKVQEIPSHEYLRIHGVSNLSAVRDGLRVLRVILTERSNRRTQRRVTRTAAVSARQGEVS; this comes from the coding sequence ATGGCCGCCATTCCGAGCCAGCAGCAATACCGGCCGGTCTCCTCACATCTGGCGATTGCGCCTCCGGTGAGCGTCGTGATTCCCGCGATGAACGAAGCGGAGAATCTTCCCTATGTGTTCAAGACCCTGCCCGAGTGGATCCATGAAGTCGTGCTCGTGGACGGCAATTCCACGGACGACACGGTCAAGGTCGCGCGCGAGCTGTGGCCGGACGTGAAGGTCGTCAGGCAGCTCGGCAAGGGCAAGGGCGACGCGCTCATCACCGGCTTCGAGGCGTGCACCGGCGACATCATCGTGATGGTCGACGCGGACGGCTCCGCCGACGGCCACGAGATCGTCTCCTACGTCTCCGCGCTCGTCTCCGGCGCCGACTTCGCCAAGGGCTCCCGGTTCGCCAACGGCGGCGGCACGGACGACATGACGCTCATCCGCAAACTCGGCAACTTCGCCCTGTGCGCGGTCGTGAACGCCAAGTTCGGCGCCCGGTACACGGACCTGTGCTACGGCTACAACGCCTTCTGGCGGCACTGCCTCGACAAGATCGAGCTCGACTGCACCGGCTTCGAGGTCGAGACGCTGATGAACATCCGCGTCGTCAAGGCGGGGCTCAAGGTCCAGGAGATCCCGAGCCACGAGTACCTGCGCATCCACGGCGTGAGCAATCTCAGCGCGGTGCGCGACGGACTGCGGGTGCTCAGGGTGATCCTCACCGAGCGCTCCAACAGGCGCACCCAACGGCGGGTCACACGCACCGCCGCCGTCTCGGCGCGCCAGGGAGAGGTTTCTTGA
- a CDS encoding glycosyltransferase family 2 protein, which yields MITISVVICVYTEDRWEDILSAVASVRAQSRAAHETLLVVDHNTSLGERLSKEYKEAPDVRVLANAGPRGLSAGRNTGIAASGGEVIAFLDDDAVAERDWLLRFAEAYDDSRVFAVGGATRPVWASRRRPAWFPEEFDWVVGCMYRGHPTGRVRVRNVLGGNASFRRTAFELAGGFASGIGRDGDKRPLGGEETELCIRLTRARPDAVLLIDDRAVIHHRVPAARERFRYFRSRAYAEGLSKALVARSVGADKGLESERRYTTRVLPAGVGRGLRDAVLGRPGGAGRAGAIVTGVLAAAGGYVVGSVRARRAGTEFAVVDVTEGPEERRVEGATG from the coding sequence TTGATCACTATCTCAGTGGTCATCTGCGTGTACACCGAGGACCGCTGGGAGGACATCCTCTCGGCGGTCGCCTCGGTCCGGGCCCAGTCCCGCGCGGCCCACGAGACCCTGCTCGTGGTCGACCACAACACATCACTGGGAGAACGCCTCTCCAAGGAGTACAAGGAAGCGCCGGACGTGCGGGTGCTCGCGAACGCGGGCCCCCGCGGCCTGTCCGCGGGCCGCAACACCGGCATCGCCGCGTCCGGCGGGGAGGTCATCGCCTTCCTCGACGACGACGCGGTCGCCGAGCGCGACTGGCTGCTGCGCTTCGCCGAGGCGTACGACGACTCGCGGGTGTTCGCCGTCGGCGGCGCCACCCGGCCGGTGTGGGCCTCACGGCGCCGCCCTGCCTGGTTCCCCGAGGAGTTCGACTGGGTCGTCGGATGCATGTACCGGGGCCACCCGACCGGCCGGGTGCGGGTGCGCAACGTGCTCGGCGGCAACGCCTCGTTCCGGCGCACCGCCTTCGAGCTCGCCGGGGGCTTCGCCAGCGGCATCGGCCGCGACGGCGACAAGCGCCCGCTGGGCGGCGAGGAGACGGAGCTGTGCATCCGGCTCACCCGGGCCCGGCCCGACGCCGTGCTGCTCATCGACGACCGCGCGGTCATCCACCACCGGGTGCCCGCGGCCCGCGAGCGGTTCCGCTACTTCCGCTCCCGCGCCTACGCCGAGGGGCTCTCCAAGGCCCTGGTCGCCCGCAGCGTGGGCGCGGACAAGGGCCTGGAGTCCGAGCGCCGCTACACCACGCGGGTGCTGCCCGCCGGGGTCGGGCGCGGCCTGCGGGACGCGGTCCTCGGCCGCCCCGGCGGCGCGGGCCGCGCGGGCGCCATCGTGACAGGCGTGCTGGCGGCGGCCGGTGGGTACGTCGTCGGAAGCGTTCGCGCACGCAGGGCGGGGACGGAGTTCGCCGTCGTGGACGTGACGGAGGGCCCCGAGGAGAGACGCGTGGAGGGGGCGACCGGATGA
- a CDS encoding polysaccharide deacetylase family protein — protein sequence MTRRGIPIFMYHSVSQLPNDATHELSVSPEAFAEQMEVLRALGCTPLTTAQLARLWRHPSRPLPTRPVVITFDDGYEGVHRHALPILTKQGFGSTLFIATGWLRGTYNTGGGLDTMLTWDQVRDLADSGVEIGGHSHTHPQLDQLSDDALWFEVVRCKEILAGELGAPPVSFAYPYGYSSRRVRRAVRGAGFCQSLAVGNTLARRCQGPYALRRVTVRRSTGLEEFERLAEGRSVTRTFARDRVLTKGYAIVRRCQQARRKAARSRV from the coding sequence ATGACCCGAAGAGGGATCCCCATATTCATGTACCACTCGGTCTCGCAGCTGCCGAACGACGCGACACACGAGCTGTCCGTGTCGCCCGAGGCGTTCGCGGAGCAGATGGAAGTGCTCCGCGCGCTCGGCTGCACCCCGCTCACCACCGCGCAGCTGGCCCGGCTCTGGCGCCACCCGAGCCGGCCGCTGCCCACCCGGCCCGTCGTGATCACCTTCGACGACGGCTACGAGGGCGTGCACCGGCACGCCCTGCCGATCCTGACCAAGCAGGGGTTCGGCTCGACGCTGTTCATCGCGACGGGCTGGCTGCGCGGCACGTACAACACCGGCGGTGGCCTCGACACCATGCTCACCTGGGACCAGGTGCGCGACCTCGCCGACTCCGGCGTGGAGATCGGCGGCCACAGCCACACCCATCCGCAGCTCGACCAGCTCTCGGACGACGCCCTGTGGTTCGAGGTGGTCCGCTGCAAGGAGATCCTGGCCGGTGAACTCGGCGCCCCGCCCGTGTCGTTCGCCTACCCGTACGGCTACTCCAGCCGGCGGGTGCGGCGCGCGGTGCGCGGGGCCGGCTTCTGCCAGTCGCTCGCCGTGGGGAACACCCTGGCGCGCCGATGTCAGGGCCCGTACGCACTGCGCCGGGTGACGGTGCGGCGCAGTACGGGCCTGGAGGAGTTCGAGCGGCTCGCCGAGGGCCGTTCGGTCACCCGGACCTTCGCCAGGGACCGGGTCCTCACCAAGGGTTATGCGATAGTCCGCCGTTGCCAACAAGCCCGCCGGAAGGCAGCTCGCTCCCGTGTCTGA